The following coding sequences lie in one Methanothermobacter sp. MT-2 genomic window:
- a CDS encoding predicted single-stranded-DNA-specific exonuclease: MTRKKQRSLLNRGDEACKILKEHIESGDIIRIISHNDADGLSAAGMIGKAISTRNGQFHISIISRLTDNFMKKLSNEKYQVFFFCDMGSANLSALSHLHGNVIIADHHQPIDSDTDSNIIHVNPHLFGVDGSRELSASGAAYLIIRGLEKSLASFALVGAFGDMQYFNGFLGVNRFIMEEGIKNGSVQVHEDLRIASRYDEPLYKALAYTFNPTLPGLTANIEGSREFLEKIGVSYAIKFQDLAAEEKDILKKELIKINPEIFGEVFTDKSLPLTIRYLSDFAKILDSCGKNKEYGLAIGICLGEEERSLEKALNLQRKYREDIIKGLEWIKRERPKKMEHIQYIYTKEKSLKGIMGTIASISFSLKLADPNLPILALSRMDNQVKVSARATPSIINGGVDLGSALRDASSNFGGVGGGHDIAAGAMIPYKELENFLRLVDNIIGSQKKGK; encoded by the coding sequence ATGACCCGAAAAAAGCAGCGCTCATTGTTAAATAGAGGCGATGAAGCTTGCAAAATACTCAAAGAACACATAGAATCCGGTGACATTATACGCATCATCTCACACAATGATGCAGACGGCCTCTCAGCAGCAGGCATGATAGGAAAGGCCATTTCAACCCGAAATGGCCAATTCCATATTTCCATTATCTCCAGATTAACTGACAATTTCATGAAAAAACTATCAAATGAAAAATACCAGGTCTTCTTTTTTTGCGATATGGGCAGCGCCAACCTATCTGCCCTTTCACACCTCCATGGTAATGTTATAATAGCAGACCACCACCAACCAATAGACTCTGATACAGACTCCAATATAATCCACGTGAACCCCCACCTATTTGGAGTTGATGGAAGCCGCGAACTCAGCGCCTCAGGAGCCGCATACCTAATAATCAGAGGCTTAGAGAAATCACTAGCATCCTTCGCCCTCGTAGGCGCCTTCGGCGACATGCAATACTTTAATGGTTTCCTGGGTGTGAACCGTTTCATAATGGAAGAAGGAATCAAAAACGGGTCAGTCCAAGTACATGAAGACTTGAGAATAGCCTCCAGATATGATGAACCATTATACAAGGCCTTGGCATATACCTTCAATCCCACGCTCCCCGGTCTAACTGCTAACATCGAAGGTTCTAGAGAATTCTTGGAAAAAATAGGAGTATCATATGCCATAAAATTCCAAGACCTTGCAGCCGAAGAAAAGGATATTCTAAAGAAAGAATTAATTAAGATAAACCCGGAAATATTTGGAGAAGTTTTCACAGATAAAAGCCTCCCATTAACCATAAGATACCTTTCAGATTTCGCTAAAATACTAGATTCCTGCGGTAAAAACAAAGAATATGGCCTGGCCATTGGAATATGTCTTGGTGAAGAAGAAAGATCCTTGGAAAAAGCTTTAAACCTTCAAAGAAAATACCGTGAGGATATCATAAAAGGTCTTGAATGGATCAAAAGGGAAAGACCAAAAAAAATGGAGCATATACAATACATTTACACGAAAGAAAAATCCCTTAAAGGGATAATGGGGACCATAGCTAGCATATCATTCTCATTAAAACTAGCAGATCCAAATCTGCCAATATTAGCACTTTCAAGGATGGACAACCAAGTAAAAGTTTCTGCACGGGCCACCCCCTCCATTATCAATGGGGGTGTTGATCTTGGAAGCGCTCTCCGGGATGCTTCCTCAAATTTTGGGGGGGTGGGTGGAGGTCATGACATAGCAGCAGGGGCCATGATACCATACAAGGAACTTGAAAATTTCCTGCGTCTTGTAGATAACATAATTGGAAGCCAAAAAAAGGGGAAATAG
- a CDS encoding o-sialoglycoprotein endopeptidase, whose amino-acid sequence MLCLGIEGTAEKTGVGIVDDKGNILSSLGKSLIPSTGGIHPREAAEHHSKHIPELLTKALEDAGIKANDIDLVAFSRGPGLGPALRTVATAARTIALTLDIPIVGVNHCIGHIEIGRLTTGAKDPVSLYVSGGNTQVIAFEESRYRVFGETLDIAIGNMLDQFSREVGMGHPGGPKVEELAKKSSNYLKLPYTVKGMDLAFSGLLTAALRKYEAGASLEDLCYSLQETAFSMLVEVTERALAHTKKREVLLCGGVAVNKKLRRMLEIMCNEHYAEFFMPPPEYCGDNGAMIAWLGQLTYKYKGSDSIEDTTVIQRYRTDQVDIPWMTESKERLELPENLEAKGAEANIYKGDWLHYKVMVKERIKKNYRIREIDEDLRRSRTKNEAKLFNEAKKCGVLTPLLFDINIRKPSIKMENIKGKPLNEIIEKLDPIERKKICETIGENIAKLHEHGIVHGDLTTSNIIMKDKDLVFIDFGLGKFSQETEDRGVDLLVLKKALKSTHYNIWRECFQQVLKGYEKKSSIEIEPKIKDIEDRGRYT is encoded by the coding sequence ATGTTATGTTTAGGCATAGAAGGAACAGCAGAGAAAACAGGTGTCGGTATAGTGGATGATAAAGGGAATATCTTATCCTCCCTTGGAAAATCGCTAATCCCCAGTACTGGGGGAATACATCCAAGAGAAGCCGCTGAACATCATTCCAAGCACATACCAGAACTACTCACAAAAGCCCTCGAAGATGCTGGGATTAAAGCCAATGACATCGACCTTGTAGCCTTTTCACGCGGCCCTGGACTTGGCCCCGCCCTAAGGACCGTTGCAACTGCGGCAAGGACAATAGCATTAACATTAGACATACCCATAGTTGGGGTTAACCATTGCATAGGACACATAGAAATCGGAAGACTCACCACTGGAGCCAAAGACCCTGTTTCACTTTATGTAAGTGGAGGTAACACCCAAGTCATAGCATTTGAAGAAAGTCGTTATCGGGTTTTTGGCGAAACACTTGACATTGCCATTGGAAACATGCTAGACCAGTTCAGCCGTGAAGTAGGCATGGGACACCCTGGAGGTCCAAAGGTTGAAGAATTAGCTAAAAAATCTTCAAATTATCTTAAATTACCCTATACTGTTAAGGGCATGGACTTGGCATTTTCAGGTTTGCTCACAGCAGCTTTGAGAAAGTATGAGGCTGGTGCAAGCCTTGAAGATCTCTGTTACAGTCTCCAAGAGACAGCATTTTCAATGCTTGTAGAAGTTACAGAAAGGGCCCTTGCCCATACAAAGAAAAGAGAAGTTTTACTCTGTGGTGGGGTGGCCGTGAACAAGAAATTAAGGAGAATGTTGGAAATCATGTGTAATGAACATTATGCCGAATTCTTCATGCCACCACCAGAATATTGTGGAGATAATGGTGCGATGATAGCATGGCTTGGCCAACTAACATACAAATACAAGGGATCTGATAGTATAGAGGATACTACCGTCATCCAACGTTATAGAACAGATCAAGTTGACATTCCATGGATGACAGAAAGCAAAGAAAGGCTTGAATTGCCTGAAAACCTTGAGGCGAAGGGCGCTGAGGCGAACATCTATAAAGGTGACTGGCTGCACTACAAGGTAATGGTAAAAGAAAGAATAAAAAAGAATTATCGTATACGAGAAATTGATGAAGATCTGAGAAGATCTCGTACAAAAAATGAGGCTAAACTATTCAATGAAGCTAAAAAGTGTGGCGTCCTAACACCCCTGCTATTTGATATAAACATCAGAAAACCCTCCATAAAAATGGAGAATATCAAAGGAAAACCCTTGAATGAGATTATAGAAAAGTTAGACCCTATTGAGAGAAAAAAGATCTGCGAAACCATCGGAGAAAATATAGCGAAACTCCATGAGCACGGAATCGTCCACGGGGATCTTACAACTTCTAATATTATCATGAAAGACAAAGATTTGGTTTTCATCGATTTTGGCCTTGGAAAGTTTTCACAAGAAACAGAAGATAGAGGAGTTGACCTTCTAGTTCTTAAAAAGGCCCTTAAAAGCACCCATTACAATATATGGAGGGAGTGTTTCCAACAGGTTCTCAAGGGTTATGAAAAGAAATCCTCCATCGAAATAGAACCCAAGATTAAGGATATAGAAGATAGGGGACGCTACACCTAA
- a CDS encoding Cdc6-related protein, which yields MNVFDELGSRKSVFKDKRFLDHRFLPDKLPHREEQIMAIAKYWVEALKGVTPPDITIYGKTGTGKTAVAKFAMKQLKEASKDYDVNVRTEYIRCTDYTTEYQVLARLCQQFGKDVPYRGWTKAEVINTFRSLFKRNVFGQDLILIVVLDEVDILLKNDGDGLLYTLTRTDNVSILSISNYVDFKKFIKPRVRSSLRDREIVFPPYAAPQLFDILNERSKLSFKEGALEDDVIPLCAALAAKEEGDARYALDLLRTAGEIADEQGSNIVIGDFVRDAKDYIEHNKVTDIIMTLPSQQQRVLEAILHLTKRDEEISSGRLYEVYKRISQGDAVSYRRIFDFVNELEMLGLISTNTISKGRGKGRTNIIKLQCDTSILENALWM from the coding sequence ATGAACGTTTTCGATGAATTGGGGAGTAGGAAGTCAGTTTTCAAGGATAAAAGGTTTTTGGATCATAGGTTTCTGCCTGATAAGTTACCTCATCGTGAAGAACAGATAATGGCTATAGCAAAGTATTGGGTGGAGGCGCTTAAGGGTGTTACACCACCAGATATTACCATTTATGGGAAGACTGGGACTGGTAAAACTGCAGTGGCTAAATTTGCCATGAAACAGCTTAAAGAGGCCTCTAAGGATTATGATGTGAATGTGAGAACGGAGTATATACGTTGTACAGATTATACTACTGAGTATCAGGTTTTGGCAAGATTATGTCAACAGTTTGGAAAGGATGTGCCTTATCGTGGATGGACAAAGGCGGAAGTTATAAACACTTTCAGAAGTCTTTTTAAAAGGAATGTTTTTGGACAGGATCTTATACTTATTGTGGTGCTTGATGAGGTAGATATTTTGCTTAAAAATGATGGTGATGGTCTCTTGTATACTTTGACGCGTACTGATAATGTGTCGATACTTTCAATTAGTAATTATGTAGACTTTAAAAAGTTTATAAAGCCTAGGGTTAGGAGTAGTTTGAGAGATCGGGAGATTGTTTTCCCACCTTATGCAGCGCCACAATTGTTTGATATACTCAATGAGCGTTCCAAATTGTCATTCAAGGAAGGGGCTCTTGAAGACGATGTTATACCATTATGCGCGGCTTTAGCGGCTAAAGAGGAGGGTGATGCTCGTTATGCTCTTGACCTTCTGAGGACCGCTGGGGAAATAGCGGATGAGCAAGGTTCTAATATTGTTATAGGGGACTTTGTAAGGGACGCGAAGGATTATATCGAACATAACAAGGTTACGGATATTATTATGACGCTTCCGAGTCAGCAACAGAGGGTATTGGAGGCCATACTCCATCTTACTAAGCGTGATGAGGAGATATCATCTGGGAGGCTTTATGAGGTTTATAAGAGGATATCACAGGGAGATGCTGTCTCTTATAGACGAATATTTGATTTTGTTAACGAATTAGAAATGTTAGGGCTCATATCTACTAATACTATTTCAAAGGGTAGGGGTAAAGGTAGAACTAATATTATAAAGTTGCAATGTGATACATCCATCCTTGAAAATGCTCTTTGGATGTGA
- a CDS encoding branched-chain-amino-acid aminotransferase, translating to MLSNEGKIWFNSQFVDWDKAKVHVLSHVIHYGSSVFEGIRCYKNREGSAIFRLEDHIRRLFDSAKIYMMEIPYSEEEICEAVVETVKINKLKECYIRPVVFRGYNELGVNPLNCPVEVVIAAWEWGSYLGQKALEEGVDVGVSTWRRMAPNTLPNMAKAGGNYLNSQLVKMEAIKHGYDEGIMLDYDGMVSEGSGENIFIIKDGELYTPPVSSSLLPGITRDSVIRLAKEMGIGVREERIPREMLYLADELFFTGTAAEITPIRSVDGIKIGDGRRGPLTEKLQESFFKILRAEVDDRFEWLRYID from the coding sequence ATGTTATCTAATGAAGGGAAGATATGGTTCAACAGTCAATTTGTAGATTGGGATAAAGCAAAGGTACATGTTCTTTCACATGTGATACACTATGGATCAAGTGTTTTTGAAGGAATCAGATGCTATAAGAACCGTGAAGGATCTGCCATTTTCCGCTTAGAAGACCATATTAGAAGATTATTTGATTCTGCTAAGATATACATGATGGAAATACCCTATAGTGAAGAAGAAATATGTGAAGCTGTGGTTGAAACGGTCAAAATTAACAAGCTTAAGGAATGTTATATAAGACCAGTTGTTTTTCGTGGTTATAATGAGCTTGGTGTCAACCCCCTTAACTGTCCTGTGGAAGTTGTGATCGCAGCATGGGAATGGGGTAGTTACCTTGGACAGAAAGCATTAGAGGAAGGTGTTGATGTTGGAGTTTCCACATGGAGGCGTATGGCTCCGAACACCCTCCCAAATATGGCTAAAGCTGGTGGAAATTACTTGAATTCGCAGTTAGTAAAGATGGAAGCCATAAAACATGGCTATGACGAGGGTATAATGCTTGATTATGATGGGATGGTAAGTGAAGGTAGTGGTGAGAACATTTTCATCATAAAAGACGGTGAACTTTACACGCCCCCAGTATCATCTTCGCTGCTGCCAGGGATAACAAGGGATTCAGTTATTAGATTGGCTAAGGAAATGGGTATTGGTGTGAGGGAAGAAAGAATACCGCGTGAGATGTTATATTTGGCCGATGAACTGTTCTTCACTGGAACAGCGGCTGAGATAACACCTATACGATCGGTTGATGGTATAAAGATTGGGGATGGGAGAAGAGGTCCTTTGACGGAGAAACTCCAAGAAAGTTTCTTTAAAATTTTAAGGGCTGAAGTAGATGACCGCTTTGAATGGTTAAGATACATCGATTAG
- a CDS encoding 30S ribosomal protein S15P, with amino-acid sequence MKIKPEWVEYSDEEIEELIIKLYREGNPPSKIGVILRDQYGIPSVKPLTGMKITQILEKHEIKLEYPEDLLNLMKKAVNIREHLKEHPKDLHTRRGLQLVESKIRRLVKYYVRKGVLPEGWKYDPKKAALIVK; translated from the coding sequence ATGAAAATAAAACCAGAGTGGGTTGAATATTCTGATGAAGAAATAGAAGAACTAATAATAAAATTGTATAGGGAAGGAAACCCTCCCAGCAAGATAGGTGTAATCTTAAGGGACCAATACGGAATCCCAAGCGTCAAACCCTTAACAGGGATGAAGATAACACAGATCCTAGAAAAACATGAAATAAAATTAGAGTATCCAGAAGATCTCCTAAACTTGATGAAAAAAGCTGTTAACATCAGAGAACATCTGAAAGAACATCCCAAGGACCTTCACACTAGAAGAGGATTGCAACTTGTCGAATCCAAAATCAGGCGCTTGGTAAAATATTATGTGAGGAAGGGTGTACTGCCAGAAGGATGGAAATATGACCCGAAAAAAGCAGCGCTCATTGTTAAATAG
- a CDS encoding aspartate carbamoyltransferase, which produces MGFKLENVISIKDFTKEDIELILKEAEKMEPIARSQKTSKILSGKILGMMFYEPSTRTRLSFEASMKRLGGSVIGFSEAAESSAAKDETLADAARVVACYADAIVIRHNAEGAARYISDIIDIPVINAGDGAGQHPTQTLLDLYTMKRIFNKIEGLKVALVGDLKYGRTVHSLAYALAMFNVDMVFISPKELKMPRDIIHDLKEHKITIHETTKITDIIDHVNVLYVTRIQKERFPDPEEYSRIKGAYQINAKMLNGKDLIVMHPLPRVDEISVDVDAMPQCKYFQQAFYGMPVRMALLKALIK; this is translated from the coding sequence TTGGGCTTCAAACTAGAAAATGTCATATCAATAAAAGATTTCACAAAAGAAGATATAGAACTCATATTAAAAGAAGCAGAAAAAATGGAGCCCATCGCCCGCTCCCAAAAAACCTCAAAGATCCTATCAGGTAAAATACTAGGCATGATGTTTTATGAACCCTCAACCAGAACACGACTCTCATTCGAAGCATCAATGAAAAGACTAGGAGGAAGCGTAATAGGATTTTCAGAAGCCGCTGAAAGTTCAGCCGCTAAAGACGAAACACTAGCAGACGCTGCAAGAGTAGTTGCATGCTACGCTGATGCAATCGTAATAAGACACAACGCTGAAGGAGCAGCCCGCTACATCTCAGACATTATAGATATACCAGTCATAAACGCAGGAGATGGAGCAGGCCAGCACCCAACACAGACACTCCTCGACCTTTACACAATGAAAAGAATATTTAATAAAATAGAGGGTTTAAAAGTAGCTCTAGTTGGCGATCTTAAATATGGTAGGACAGTCCACTCCCTCGCATACGCACTTGCCATGTTTAATGTTGACATGGTATTCATATCACCAAAAGAACTTAAAATGCCACGTGACATAATCCACGACCTAAAAGAACATAAAATAACTATCCACGAAACCACTAAGATCACAGATATCATAGACCATGTTAACGTACTTTATGTGACAAGGATACAAAAAGAAAGATTCCCAGACCCAGAAGAATACTCCAGGATCAAAGGCGCCTATCAAATAAACGCCAAAATGTTAAATGGGAAAGATTTAATAGTAATGCACCCACTACCCCGCGTAGATGAAATATCAGTTGATGTGGATGCCATGCCACAGTGTAAATATTTCCAACAAGCATTCTATGGAATGCCAGTGAGAATGGCCCTTCTAAAAGCGCTTATAAAATAA
- a CDS encoding protein-L-isoaspartate methyltransferase homolog encodes MKILIDERGKKYIPPEDKDFQSDLGMIKKEKIKKSIPGDKLLTHLGKEFKVIKANINDFIELMERKSSIILPKDIGTVIAYTGLGSGQRVLDAGTGSGSVAITLSNIVGDTGKVYTYEIREDFAALAKKNIEESGMKNITLKNKDIKEGIGEKNLDLIFLDLPRSWEIIENAKNALKDGGWIVFYTPYIEPIKIIHKKAKKCGFKEIKTLEVVTREIEVKRKGTRPRTRMIGHTGYLTFTRKI; translated from the coding sequence TTGAAAATCCTAATAGATGAAAGAGGCAAAAAGTACATCCCCCCAGAAGACAAAGACTTCCAAAGCGACCTGGGGATGATAAAAAAAGAAAAAATAAAAAAGAGCATCCCAGGAGATAAACTACTAACACACCTTGGAAAAGAATTCAAGGTTATAAAAGCCAATATCAACGACTTCATAGAATTAATGGAAAGAAAATCATCCATCATACTACCAAAAGACATAGGAACAGTAATTGCATACACAGGCCTCGGGAGCGGTCAGCGCGTCCTAGATGCAGGCACGGGTTCAGGGAGTGTTGCAATCACCCTTTCAAATATAGTTGGCGACACGGGAAAAGTCTACACCTATGAGATAAGAGAAGACTTCGCAGCACTGGCAAAAAAGAATATAGAAGAATCTGGGATGAAAAACATAACACTCAAAAATAAAGATATAAAAGAAGGTATAGGAGAAAAAAACCTAGACCTCATATTCCTAGACCTCCCAAGATCATGGGAGATCATAGAAAACGCCAAGAACGCGCTAAAGGATGGTGGATGGATCGTATTCTACACCCCATACATAGAACCCATTAAAATCATCCACAAGAAAGCTAAAAAATGCGGATTTAAAGAGATAAAAACCCTCGAAGTTGTCACAAGGGAAATAGAAGTAAAAAGGAAAGGTACAAGACCACGAACACGGATGATTGGACATACAGGCTACCTAACATTCACCAGAAAAATATAA
- a CDS encoding non-canonical purine NTP pyrophosphatase, with product MRITFITGNKHKVLEAKGIFKEFGIEVKQVDLGYPELQGTLEEVAEYGANYAAKLLKEPVIVEDAGLFIKALKWFPGPYSAYVQETIGNKGVLKLMEDIDDRYAEFRSVVGYCAPDTEPETFLGVVKGKIGFREKGDKGFAFDPIFYPLGKNKTFGELTREEKNKISHRSKSFKKFAQWYQKR from the coding sequence ATGAGGATAACATTTATAACAGGTAACAAACATAAGGTATTGGAAGCAAAGGGGATCTTCAAGGAGTTTGGCATAGAAGTGAAACAAGTGGACCTTGGATACCCAGAACTCCAAGGAACCCTTGAAGAAGTGGCAGAATATGGTGCAAATTACGCTGCAAAACTCCTCAAAGAACCCGTCATCGTAGAGGATGCAGGATTATTCATAAAAGCATTAAAATGGTTCCCAGGGCCATACTCAGCATATGTCCAGGAGACCATTGGAAACAAGGGCGTCCTCAAGTTAATGGAAGACATAGATGATCGCTACGCCGAGTTCAGGTCGGTTGTAGGGTACTGCGCACCCGACACCGAACCCGAGACTTTTCTAGGCGTGGTGAAAGGTAAGATAGGATTTAGAGAAAAGGGAGATAAAGGTTTCGCATTTGATCCCATATTTTATCCCCTAGGAAAAAATAAAACCTTCGGGGAATTAACAAGGGAAGAAAAGAATAAAATATCCCACAGAAGCAAATCCTTCAAAAAATTCGCGCAATGGTACCAGAAGAGGTGA
- a CDS encoding undecaprenyl-diphosphatase has protein sequence MDAIQAIILGVVQGATEFLPISSSAHLVIVPYLIGLDYSDLAFDTLLHIATLVGVIGYFRVEVMDILRGFFSSLLDIPRGIFREEIENEPIKRLSWFLIIGSVPAGLMGVFFKDFFEGLFNNLLAVGSLLIVTGFILWGSEILYRRFPRKRLFDNMRVTDVLLVGFAQGFAIMPGISRSGATIATGLSLGFEREFIARYSFLLSIPAILGASLVQLKDIMGVFHFETQSFVLGFIAAAISGYLAIKYFLKFIRTKNLVLFSLYCWIVGGLTVIISLL, from the coding sequence TTGGATGCTATACAAGCGATAATCTTAGGGGTAGTTCAAGGTGCTACAGAGTTTCTGCCTATAAGTAGCTCTGCTCATCTTGTAATTGTACCATATCTTATTGGTTTAGATTATTCAGATCTTGCATTTGACACTCTTCTTCATATAGCCACTCTCGTTGGTGTTATAGGCTATTTTCGAGTCGAAGTGATGGATATTCTCAGAGGCTTTTTTTCTAGTCTACTAGATATTCCCAGGGGAATTTTTAGGGAAGAGATTGAGAATGAGCCTATCAAGAGATTGTCTTGGTTCCTGATAATTGGGAGTGTCCCCGCGGGTTTGATGGGTGTTTTTTTCAAGGACTTTTTTGAGGGTCTTTTCAATAATCTGCTCGCGGTTGGATCGTTATTAATTGTCACGGGTTTCATACTTTGGGGTTCTGAAATATTATATAGGAGGTTTCCCAGGAAAAGACTCTTTGATAACATGAGAGTGACTGATGTTCTCTTGGTTGGGTTTGCCCAGGGATTTGCCATAATGCCAGGGATATCTCGTTCAGGGGCAACTATAGCAACTGGTCTTTCACTTGGTTTTGAAAGGGAATTTATTGCAAGGTACAGTTTCCTATTATCCATACCTGCGATATTGGGGGCTTCATTGGTCCAATTAAAGGATATAATGGGTGTATTCCATTTTGAAACTCAAAGTTTTGTTTTGGGTTTTATTGCGGCTGCAATCTCAGGTTATCTAGCCATTAAATATTTTCTGAAATTTATAAGAACAAAAAATCTAGTATTGTTTTCATTGTATTGTTGGATAGTGGGTGGATTAACTGTTATTATAAGCCTATTATAA
- a CDS encoding ATP-dependent RNA helicase, eIF-4A family, whose translation MVKYIQHPLIKPEKIEARLYQQKIAANVLKKGNSMIVAPTALGKTVIAALVAAERLQKYKKSKVLILAPSKPLTIQHEDSFHEFLMAPCTSITGAINPTERIKRWKESRIICATPQTVESDIINGRYNLKDVSLLVFDECHHAIGSYSYVYLASRYHEEAKNPLILGLTASPGFEKEKIENVCENLFIKEIIIKTEDDPDVSPYFNPIEIEWIKVKMGDTLKNIKKHLEKARKHRLKMLKHLQIIPTLTITKKDLLKARGKVQNRLARTTNPSKKYYMAISLLAAAINIEHAIELLETQGISTLHQYFLRLQKKSTRASKSLIADPNFSRAIIETRRAYRRGIEHPKLDKLMKILKKELKKEKVKRIIVFTQFRDTVEQIYKKCTEEGIKAAKFYGQGTRTGTKGLTQKEQKEIIKAFRIGEYDVLVSTSVAEEGMDIPAVDLVILYEPVPSEIRMIQRRGRTGRKKMGRMMVMITEKTRDEAYYWSSIRKENKMKKHLQKAKNIKLDIKSDTAHQKTRKGECIVYADSREINSRVLRELSKMDVKTIIKPMAVADYQVSEEVAIERKTTKDFINSLIDKRLYKQARELVREFKKPIMILEGEDLYSTFINPNAIRGAIASIAVDFEIPIIPTRSPEDTAAMIKRIAIREQSKEKVEIQIRTEKKPLTLKERQLFIVESLPHIGSVNARKLLKHFKTIKNLVNASEKELKKVEGIGEKIAREIRKVLDSKFEG comes from the coding sequence ATGGTAAAATATATCCAACACCCTCTCATAAAACCAGAAAAAATCGAAGCCCGGTTATACCAGCAAAAAATTGCAGCAAACGTCCTCAAAAAAGGCAATTCAATGATAGTGGCCCCAACAGCCCTAGGTAAAACCGTTATCGCTGCACTAGTAGCTGCTGAACGACTACAAAAATATAAAAAATCAAAAGTTTTAATTCTCGCCCCAAGCAAACCACTCACAATACAACATGAAGACAGCTTCCACGAATTCTTAATGGCACCCTGCACATCCATAACAGGCGCCATCAACCCCACAGAACGAATTAAACGTTGGAAAGAATCCAGAATAATATGTGCAACACCCCAAACAGTTGAATCCGATATAATAAATGGCAGATACAATCTTAAAGACGTTTCACTACTCGTTTTCGATGAATGCCACCATGCCATCGGATCATACTCATACGTATACCTTGCATCACGTTACCATGAAGAAGCCAAAAACCCACTCATACTAGGACTAACAGCATCCCCAGGTTTTGAAAAAGAAAAAATAGAAAACGTATGCGAAAACCTCTTCATAAAAGAAATTATCATAAAAACAGAAGATGATCCAGACGTCTCACCATATTTCAACCCCATAGAAATAGAATGGATAAAAGTTAAAATGGGAGACACCCTAAAAAACATAAAAAAACACTTGGAAAAAGCCCGCAAACACAGACTAAAAATGCTAAAACACCTCCAAATCATACCAACACTGACCATAACAAAAAAAGATCTGCTAAAAGCCAGAGGAAAAGTCCAAAACAGACTCGCGAGAACCACAAACCCGTCAAAAAAATACTACATGGCCATATCATTGCTGGCCGCGGCAATCAACATTGAACACGCCATAGAACTGCTAGAGACACAGGGTATAAGCACACTCCACCAATATTTCCTAAGATTGCAAAAAAAGAGTACAAGAGCATCCAAAAGCCTCATAGCAGACCCAAACTTTTCACGTGCAATAATAGAAACAAGAAGAGCCTACAGGAGAGGAATAGAACATCCAAAACTGGATAAACTAATGAAAATACTTAAAAAGGAACTTAAAAAGGAAAAAGTGAAAAGAATCATCGTATTCACACAATTCAGAGACACAGTAGAACAAATATACAAAAAATGCACAGAAGAAGGAATAAAAGCCGCTAAATTCTACGGTCAAGGCACCAGAACAGGGACAAAAGGCCTGACACAAAAAGAACAGAAGGAAATCATAAAAGCATTCCGAATAGGAGAATATGACGTCCTTGTTTCCACCAGCGTGGCGGAAGAAGGAATGGACATACCAGCAGTCGACCTCGTAATCCTATACGAGCCAGTCCCATCAGAAATAAGGATGATACAAAGACGTGGACGCACAGGACGGAAAAAAATGGGTCGCATGATGGTGATGATAACAGAAAAAACCCGAGACGAAGCATACTACTGGTCAAGTATACGCAAAGAAAATAAAATGAAAAAACACCTCCAAAAGGCAAAAAACATAAAACTAGATATAAAATCAGATACCGCGCATCAAAAAACCCGAAAAGGTGAATGCATCGTATATGCAGACTCCAGAGAAATTAATTCACGCGTTTTAAGAGAACTAAGTAAAATGGATGTAAAAACAATCATAAAACCCATGGCAGTTGCAGACTACCAAGTAAGTGAAGAAGTTGCCATTGAAAGAAAAACAACAAAAGACTTCATAAATTCACTCATTGACAAAAGACTCTACAAACAAGCAAGGGAACTCGTAAGAGAATTTAAAAAACCTATCATGATCCTAGAAGGCGAAGACCTCTACTCAACATTCATAAACCCAAACGCCATAAGAGGAGCTATAGCATCCATTGCAGTAGACTTCGAAATACCCATAATCCCAACAAGATCACCAGAAGATACGGCGGCCATGATAAAAAGGATAGCAATCCGCGAACAATCAAAAGAAAAAGTAGAGATACAAATAAGAACAGAGAAAAAACCATTAACCTTGAAAGAAAGACAATTATTCATTGTAGAATCACTACCACATATAGGTTCTGTGAACGCGCGAAAACTCCTCAAACATTTCAAAACAATAAAAAACTTGGTAAACGCCTCAGAAAAAGAACTGAAAAAAGTGGAGGGAATAGGTGAAAAGATAGCACGTGAAATACGTAAAGTCCTAGACTCCAAATTCGAAGGGTGA